Below is a genomic region from Dechloromonas denitrificans.
TCGAATAGCTTATATTACAACGGCTCTCTCGTTCTTCAGGCATTGAAGAAAACAGGTGAAGTTGGCATGCTTGACTTGTTTGCGGAAACCCGAAATTTGAGAGATATTCAAATGCCAATATTTGTGCTTTCATTGGATTGGCTATTTCTCGCTGACTTGGTCTCGTTTAATGATCATGGAAATATCGTGCCATGTTTTTAAAATATCTTCGCCTTGAGAATGATGAGGGGATTATTCGTAGCATCCCTTTTCATAGTGGGCTGAATTTGATTGTTGATGAGACCCCTTCTGGCACCTCTGGTGCAACGGGTAATAATGTCGGCAAGACCACAGTATTGCGGTTGATTGATTTTTGTTTCGGTGGAAGCCCTCGGGATATCTATACTGATCCTGAAAATCGCAAGAGCGAACATCAGGTGGTTAAAGATTTCTTACAGACTACCAATGTACTCGTCACCTTGACCCTTACCGCAGATCTCGATGATCCATTAGCAAAAGAAATTTGTATTGAGAGGAATTTCATTCCGCGAAAGGGAATGATCCGTCGAATTAATGGAAGACAAATGACGGAAGACGAGTTTATGGAAACTTTGACCGAAGAGCTTTTTCCAGGGCAGTATGGAAAGAAGCCCACTTTGGCACAAATAATTGCCCATAACATTCGTTACAAAGATATCGGACTTTCAAACACGTTGAGAAACGTTCATCCGATGACTAAGGACGAAGAGTACGAAGCGCTCCATCTCTACATGCTTGGCTGTGAATTCTCACAGGGCAGTGAGAGGCAGAAGCTTTTGGCAGAACTTCGTGTTGAGAATACCTTTAAAACTCGGCTTGAGGCAGCACAAACACGTTCGGCCTATGAGGCTTCTCTTGCTGTGTTAATGCGCGAAATTGATGCCCTTAATGTTAAAAAAGCGGCATTTCATATCAATCAGAATTTTGAAAGTGACCTTGGGGCACTTGACGAAGTTAAATATAAAATCAGTATCGAAACTGCAGCACTTGGCCGAGCTACTCTTCGGCATAACCTAATAATGGAAGCTGTTCAGGATATTAATAATAATTCGGCTAAAATTGATGTGTCACAATTAAAGGCACTGTACGAAGAGGTTTCAACTCGACTTTCCGGTGTTCAAAAATCTTTTGATGATCTTTTGATGTTTCATAACAGGATGGTTGAAGAGAAAGCTCGCTATATCTCTAAAGAAATTCCGCAGCTTAATAGTGAAATCGTTCGTAGAAAAAGTGATCTCAATCTGTTGCTAGAGCAAGAGCGGGATCTGGTTGCTAAGGTTTCAAAGAGCGGTTCCTTGGAAGAGCTCGAAATCGTAGTTGGTGCATTGAATGAAAAGCATCGACTTCGTGGTGAGTATGAAACGATTATTCAGCAAGTGACTGGTGTTGAGGGCGTAATAGATCAAATAAATAGGTCGCTTGCTGATATCGACGATGATCTTTTTTCTTTGAATACGCAAGCAGCTATACAGGCGCAGGTTAATAAATTTAATAAATATTTCTCAGAGATTTCAAAAGAACTTTACGATGAGCAATATGTACTCAAGTTTGACGTCGTTAAGTCACGTTCCGGTCAGCGTATCTATAAATTTAATACCTTCAATATGAACATGAGTTCAGGCAAGAAACAGGGGGAAATTTCTTGTTTTGACATCGCCTATACGTTGTTCGCAGACGAAGAAAATATTCCTTGCCTTCATTTTCTATTGAACGACAAAAAAGAATTGATGCATGATAATCAATTGACAAAGATTGCACGCCTTGTCGAGCGACAGAATAAACACGTTCAATTTGTTGCATCAATTCTTCGCGATAAACTTCCAGCCGAGTTGAATCAAGATAAGTATATTGTCGTCAAGCTCTCTCAGAACGACATGCTGTTCCGAATTGAATCGTCTGTAAGCTGAATAAATTCGCAGATTTATAATTTAAACAGCCTCATCCCATAAGCCCGAGTCAGGAAACTGTCTCGGGCTTTTTCATTTTCTAGACTCAGGAAATTCGATGTCACCAGTTACCCTCAGCAATTCCCTGCCTACGGCCATCCGCGAAACCTTCATCCCTCAGGTGAGGTGCCCCCCATAAACAGTGCCATCGATAGTCCGTTTTCGAGAGAGAGAATGGACTTGAAGAAGTGGTTTTCAGAAGAGCAGATCATCGGTTTTTTACAGCAGGCGGAAGCCGGCATACCGTTCAATGGACTGTGTCGGCAAAATCGCTTCAGTGACGGATCGTTCTATAACTGGCGAGCGAAGTTTGGCGGTATGTCAGTTCCGGATGCCAAAAGTTTGAAGGATCTCGAAGTCGATAATGCCAAGCTCAAACGGTTAGCTTTGTCGGTGATGATTGCGGATCTGTCTGCGATATATGAAGAAGGAAAATCCCGTTTTCTACCCTTGTTTACAGGGTCGTAGAGCGCGGTGGCGATGGCCCTGACGGTGGTGTCGATCTTGAGTTGTATATGGGACAGGACAAATACCTCGTCCAGTGCAAACAGTGGAAGGTAGCCAAAGTTGGTGTCGCGACTGTGCGTGAGTTGTACGGCGTGATGACTGCTGAACGGGCAGTCGGTGGTTTCGTTGTTGCTTCAGGCGAGTTCACCGATGATGCTCGTAGTTTTGCTGAAGGGCGGTCTATTCAATTGGTTGCAACCCTGTCGTTGCTGAGCATGATCGGTAACAACGCATCACCGTCGGGGACGTGGCGTGGACAGGTGCAGTACCAGGGCACAGGTGCTGGTGGGGTTGTCCAAGAGGCAATGGCCGTTGTACCAATGACGATCGATATCGACCCTCAGGGCAAAGTAAAAGGTAGTAGCCCGGAAAATGGATGCAGCCTGAAAGGTATCGCTGCACCTGGCATCATGCCTGTTTCGGTCAACTTGGATGTGACCTTCACTGGCTGCCACTACAAAGGACTAAATCGCCGATTTTCGGGCACGCTCTTCGTGATTCAAGCGCAGAAATATGCGCAGTTGTCGCTGAATGGTAGCCATGTTGTGGTCTTGGGCGGAGCGACGTTTTTTGATGTTAAGGGAACGATGAGGCGGTAGCCATTGCGATGGAATTACATCATCTAATGCGCACATCGCTAGTGGGTTACAGAAAAAACCTAAGGGGGAAACAATGCTGTTTGGCTTAAATGTTATAAATAAGACGAAGGACGAGCATCTGAGGGATATCGCCACGATGGCGCGCGATCCTAAGACATTAATATTTATTGATACAAATATTCTTGCCTATATGTACAAGCTCCACGCGGGAGCGAGGCAGGAGTTTTTCGCTTGGGCAGATGCTGTGTTGTCTCAGAGTCGTTTGTGTGTGCCTGCTTGGTCTGCCGGGGAGTATTTGTCACGTGTAAGAAACCGGATGCTACATTCATACACTCCCAAAAGCAGGGATCCGGACCAGCCAAAGAAGGCATTGGAGGTGATGCTTGAGACAGCTGCATTGTTTGTCGATGATACGGTGCTAAGGGCGATTAATTTTGACGGGGATAGATCGGCATTCTTGACTGATTTCCGGGCCGCCGTAGAAGGCCTTCCAAAGTTTACAAGGGCATTCAAACATCAGTTTGATCCGGAAGCGGTGCATGAAGAAATTCAAACGCACCTTTCTCCTGCCATCCTAAATTCGGATCTCACGGAGTTGTGCGCACGTGCTGCTCGTGAGGGGGATGTAAGAATCGAACACCGTCTTCCTCCTGCCTTTCGAGACGATGACAAGGAAGAAAATCGCTTCGGTGATTTAATCATTTGGTTTGAAATTCTCCAGCATTCTGCTGCTCGGAGCGATGATTTTTCGCAAGTACTATTTGTGACAAATGACGAAAAATCAGATTGGGTTTATTCTCCGCAGCGACGGATGGATGTAACGAGAAGGGGGGCTCGTAAGGCTGTTGCAAATAGTCAGCCAGAGGTGAAGTTGGCTGACCCAAGATTAGTGTCTGAATTCAAAAGAGCCACAGGTCTAGCCAATGTTGTTATTTGCAGTTTGGCTGCTTTAATTGAAGGCCTCTCTAAGGATAATGCTCATGAATATGCGCAAATTGCAGCTGCTATTCAGATAAATTCAAGTGACATATCGGCATTGTCGAATGGGGCGGCGGCAATGGACTCTGCTTCTGGGAGCAATGCGACAGAAGAAGTAAATGACCAAACTTCGCCTGAAACAGGGGGCGTGGTAGCTGATGAGGTCGTGGTCGACACTGACGTAACTGTTGGGCCAAGTGAGCCCGAAGCAGTGGCTGTAGCCACTCCTGGAATTGTGGCGCCCCGACTTCAATACGACGTTGATGCACTGCGCGATAGCGCGTACGAATTAGATGTACCGTTAGAAATTAACGAAATCATTCGGGCAATCAAGTCATGCAACTGGTACATACAAAACCCAGCGATTGCCAAGATAAGGTCAATTCGTGAAGAATCGTTTAGTGCATCAGCTTGGTTTGTTCTAGGGCGGAATATTTATCAGGCTGCTTGTGGTAATGCACAGAAAGCCATGGATTTCATGGCAAATCTGGATATTCAATTGTCACGTTTCCATGATGAAACGGCTAAGCATGTTTTGGCTGGCATGCTGTTCGAAATATACTTCAATTCGAATGGCGAGTTTAGGCAAAAGCCGAAGGCCCATTTCATAGAGAAGCCCTTGTCGGTAGTGGCGCAAGAGGCTTACGTTGAAGTTAAAGACTTCATTCGATTTCACTTGATGGCACACCAGAATCGGTTGATGTTTCTGCCGGGAGATGTCGGTCGAATAGCTCTTCAGTATTTTTCCGAGTCGATCCCCGAGGCAAGTGATGAAGAAAAGATACGCGTCCTTCAATCGCTACAGATTGAAGGAAGAGAACTATTGGTGGAGGTTGAGGCGGAAACGCCCAGTGTATGGGGGGGATACTTGCCTCAGAAGTTCACTCCTGATGATGTGGTTCAAGATATTTCCCGAACCCTCGCTATACCCCGTTGGGCAATTGCAAGCGAATATTCTCCGGGGGTTCGTCCGGACGTTATATTCGTGATTCCGGAGCAGAAGCGGTTAAGTTTTGATTCAGTGGCCTGGGGAATTGCTGCCTAGCAGGGCCAATTGGGGGCATCCATGTTGAGGTTGCCCCCTGTCGATGCTGGGTATGGTGCCACTACGCCGTTCTGGTTTGCTTTGCGGAAGGTGATTTTTCATACATTGCTCTCACATGGGAAAGCAATGTCTCAAGGGTCGTTCTCAAACGCATTGCTTCACCTTCGATCCGGTTAAGTTCTGTACCGGTAATTTCACCGTCTTTTGCATCTTCTACAACTTCCTGAACCAGTCGGCCAAACTTGACTGACATCTCACTGATATCAGTAATTACCGCGTTATCTGTAATTAAGGGAGAACCGGGGAGAGGGACGAATATTCCTGAGAATTCCTGTGCTAGCGCATGGAGTATTTGGATGTCGCCTGTGAACTCCATTAGTTTGACGGCCTCTTCAAGGCCAAGGTGATGAGAGTTGTTGTTGGGATTGACCTTGTTGACCAACACCTGCTTACCAACGCCAATGCCATCGGCAACGGCCGCTGCACCTCCGGCGCTTTCATGGACTGTTCGATATGCAGCTTCCAAAACTCTCACGTTTTTTCCTCGTCGATTAAAACGTATTCCAAAATTCAGATGGGATAGATAGTGCTTCCTGTGCGCTGACTGGCGATCTAGCGATGTCACAGTCAGTTACGGGTAAAGATTTTACCGGCACGCCGGTGGTTGTGCCGGTAAAGCTAAATAAATAGGGAGTTGATGATGAAGGTTAGATTTTTGGGTGCAACTGATGGGCATGTAACAGGTTCATGCACTCATTTTTCCTATGAGCGGCAAAACATCGAGTTCTTGGTCGATTGCGGTTTGGTTCAAGGAGAGGGTAATGATGAGGCTGCCAATGGCAAACCGTTTCCATTCTCCCCATCAGAGATCAAGTTTGTGTTGCTTACGCACGCTCACCAGGATCATTGCGGACTAATTCCCAAGCTGTATCGCGAAGGTTTTTCGGGGCGGGTGATCTGTACGAAGGCGACAGGCCGTTTGGCGCGAATTTCTTTGATCGATGCTGCGCGCCATGTAAAGGGGCTTTACTCCGAGGAGGACGTAAATCGGATTAAGTTTGAGTACATCGACGAAAGAGATGGGTTTGGGCTGTCGCGTATCCTGCCGATCGCACCTGACTTGTTCGCTTCGTTTACTCGATCCGCACATATTTTGGGTGCATGCTCAATTGCTCTTGGCTGGATGAACGAGGCAGATGAACGTGTTTACATGGTCATGAGCGGTGACCTTGGCAACAACACCAAAGAAAATCCGTTTCAACCGCTGTTGGCCGGGAGGCAGGGGGTTTTCGGATGGCCAGAAGCAATCGTAGTTGAGTCGACTTATGGGGCACGTTCTCGTGAAACGCACTTCTCCGATTTCGATGCCAGGATCGAGACTCTTCGCGATATCGTTCAGCGAGAGGTGTTCGACAAGAAGTCGGTACTGGTTGTCCCCGCATTCTCACTGCAGCGGACACAAGAATTGCTTTTTGATCTTCACTTTGTTTTTTCTAAGTATTTCTCATCGCCTGAAAAATCCCAGGCACCTTTTTATCCGTCGAATCCTTGGATTAATGACTTTGATGGTGAGTCTTGGGGCTACCCCCTTCACAGCGCCTTAATACGGGCCATTGATTCGTTGGAGCCGAATGAGGCCAATCGATGGAAGGCGGCCGTTGTTAAAGGCGGTGAGCCGGGAAACACGATTTGCACCTTCCGTGAAGGCGCTGAATATTCGTCTGCCGATATTCAGGAGCTCATTTCAACCCGCCATGCTTACCCAGTAGATATCGTCCTTGATTCGGCTTTAGCAAGGGAAATGAGCGGGGTGTTCCGTGACGAACTTTGTCGTCGGCAAAAAAAATATCCAGAAGAAACGATATGTCGTAACCGGAAAATGGCCGATAGATTGGGCTTGGCAAACGAGGAGGAGGTCGATGCGGTAATCCATTCCCTTTTCCCCCCGGCCAATGGTGAAACAGTAACGATTCCAGTCGGAATTCATCAGATTCGGTATGAGTCGGGTTTCAAGATGCCTAGGCCAATCGAGGCTCAGGAGCGAGGGTGTATCGTCATTACAGGGGGCGGTATGTGCGAAGGTGGCCCGGTAGTTAAGCACCTTGAAAAAATTGCTGCCTCCAAGCGGCAGGCAACAATTCTGGTGACCGGCTACATGGCCAAAGGATCTCTGGGGGATAGCTTGGTTAGTATTTGCAAGGCGCGGGATGAAGGCCGTCCGTTACCTAGCGAGAGCTTGGTAATAGGGGAAAAAACGATTTCTCCATCTGAGGTTACTGCTAACGTTATTGAAATTCAGGGCTATTACTCCGGTCATGCTGACCAGGATGGTCTGCTTGATTATGTGTTTCGTGAGATTGGTGAGGAGAAGGCGGGAGTACCTCGTAAAGCCGCCACTGTTTTCCTTAACCATGGGCAGCACGCAGCTCGTAAAGCATTGAAGGAAGTAATCGAAGCTAGAGGGGCATCTCAACGAGAGGGTGACCGTACAATAAGTGGTGTAGAGGTCCCAGATAACAGGGGGCGCTGGTATGACCTAAATACCAAGCAGTGGCTTGAGCCAGAGCAGGAGTCAAAAACGGATACGCTTCTCCGTGAGCTGTTGTTTGAGCAGCGGAAAACCAATCAACTACTTCAGCGACTAGTCGATCACAGGAGTGGTATGTCAAATCCGGCGTTCAAAAAAGGTGGGAAGCCGTTGAAGAAGTAGCTTGCTTCTTTCTGTTTTTGTAGGCTTGGCACGAAGTGGACTGTCCGTGCCCTGGCTAGACGCTTGCGATTTCAACATGGCAAAGGGTGTTGCCCAAGATTGTCTGGGCAACTTTCCCCTGAAAAAATGGTTGGTCGCTCTGAAACGGCCTGTCCGCAGCCGGTTCATCAGGGGAAAGTGCTGCGCCGATTGGCTGTATCTGGTAGTCTTCGCCCCGTGGCTTTTAGGGGAAGGTTCTTGGAGAAAACGATAAGAGCGTTATCTCAAGTATCTTCCTTAGTTATACGGTCGTCGTCGTGGGTGTCGAGAAAGTCGTTGATGGATTTGATCTCAAGGTGCTGATTTAACAGGTGTCTTGTCTTGAAAATCCGCGTGTCCGTGGTTCGATTCCGCGATTGGCCACCAGAACATAGCCTTGGTTTGCAAGGATAAAACGCCAACCCTAACCGGTTGGCGTTTTGCTTTGTAGAATGCGTTTTGGCACTTTTTCTGCATCGACTGTTCGGTCATCTTCTCAAGGGGCCGATGCCAAACAAGCGGGAGATTCATTTTGATCCAGCATTGCCGTGTACCACTGCTTTGGAGTGTCGAATGACCCGCTCGACTCGCGCGGCGGCCGCTGTTGCACGCCTTAATCGTCGGAGCGATGGGCCTCTTTATCAAATGGTCGTGACCGGAGACGGGTTGTTCAAGTTGCGTGAACAAATTGCAGGCGAAACCCGTGAGCTTGGTGAAGCGATGACGCAGGACGATTTTGTCCGCTTTGTTGATGCCCTTGGCCCGCAAGTCGTGCGCCGGGTCTCGAAGAACGACGAAGCCTTTGCCCGGCAACTGGTCAGGAAGCCGTAGTTCCCTTGATCGGGTGCTGCGGGTGCTGACCATCCATTTCCTCGGGTCGGGAAGCAAGGGGCTTTGCTTTTCTCGGGCGCGCAACGATTGCATCTAGGGGTTTTCCCCTGGGGCTATTGCAAATATCTCGTATTCTCACAATACTTGACTACGGGAAAGCGGCTTGAGAAGAAACAAAAACACGTTTTCCCCGTGCTGTTTCAGACTGAAAACCCCTAAGGAGGAAAAGGTTATGACTCTTGCTGCCAAAGTGCGTACGCACAAGCTTTCCCAGAATGCCTCGCTCTGTCTTTCCGGTTACAACCAGATCGGTGCCGATTCGCCGGCCATTGAAGCGATGACCGACTTTTCGCGTGTCCATACGGTGACGATCGGTGCGGCGGCGCTGCTGGCCGAAGCCAATGCAACGATGATTTCGCGTGGCGTCCGTTTGCTGATGGTGACGGCGTCCGATGGCGAAGTCGAAGGTCTGATCACGGCGCGTGATACGTTGGGTGAGCGTCCTATGCAGATCGCCCAGGGGCGCGGCGTCAAGCCGGCTGAACTGGCGGTGCGCGACCTGATGTGCCCGGTCGGTAATATCGATACCCTGTATCTCAATGAAGTCATGCATGCCCGCGTGATTGATATCCTCGAAGCGCTCAAGAACAAAGGGCGTCAGCACATCCTGGTTGAAGATATCGATCCGGTCACGGGCTTGCCGCGTGTGCGCGGTATTTTCTCGGCCACCCAGATCGGTCGTCTGCTTGGTGTGCCGGTACTCGGTTTCGACCTGCCCCAGACCTTTGCCGAGATCGAGGCCGCGCTGGCCAACTGAGATGTCGCTGCGCGTAGTGCCGATGACGCGGGACGACGCAGCCAGCGGGCCACGCGAAGACCTGCGTGAATTGGCGACGCGTGCGTTGTCCACTTACTTTGTCGATCTCTGTCAGGGGGCCGTCATTGTCGATGCGGATGCGCGCGTTGTCTGGATGAACGGGCAATATCCGGATCGTCTCGGCATTGCCGATCCGGCAACCGTCATCGGCCAGCCAATCGAAACGATCATTCCCAACAGCCTGCTGCGTGAGGTTGTTGAAAGCGGTCGGCCGATCATGCTCGACATCATGGATTTCGCCGATGAATCCTTTGTCGTCAGCCGCCTTCCGTTGCGCGATAAAAACGGCGTCGTGATTGGTGCCGTCGGCTTCATGCTCTACGACGATCCGCGCCATCTGGCGCCGGTCGTTTCCCGCTACCAGCGTTTGCGTACGGACCTCGCCGATACCCAGCGTAAACTGGCCGATGCCCGACGCACCCGCTACAGTTTTTCCTGTTTCATCGGCGCCGGCAAAGCCTGCATGGCCGTCAAGCAACTGGCTCGCCGGGCGGCACGGACTGCGGCGCCGGTACTGGTGCTCGGTGAAACCGGGACCGGCAAGGAGTTGCTGGCCCAGGCGATGCATGCCGCCGGGCCGAGGGCGCATCAGCCCTTTGTCGCGGTCAACATCGCCGCCGTGCCCGAAACGCTGCTTGAGGCCGAGTTTTTTGGCGTCGCGCCCGGCGCCTATACCGGGGCTGACAAGCATGGGCGCGACGGCAAGTTCAAGCTGGCCGATGGCGGTACGCTTTTTCTCGATGAAATCGGCGACATGTCTCTGGCGCTGCAGGCCAAATTGCTGCGGACCTTGCAGGAAGGTGAAGTCGAACCGGTCGGCTCGAACCGCCTGATTCCGGTCGATGTGCGGATCATTGCGGCGACCAGCCGCGATCTTGAGCAGATGGTTGCCGAAGGTCGTTTTCGTGCCGACCTGTATTACCGACTCAATGTCATTACCCTGAAAACACCGCCGTTGCGCCAGCGCTTCGAGGACATGCCGCTGCTGGCCGATTTCCTGATCGATCACATTTGTCGCGAACAAGGTGAGCCGGTACGCAGTATTTCGACTGCCGGGCTCGCCCGGTTGACGCAGCATGCCTGGCCCGGCAATGTCCGCGAACTGGCCAACGTGCTTGAGCGCGCCTTGCTGATGTCGGACGGCGATTGTCTGGAGGTGGAAGATCTCGATGCCGTGATGCCACCCGCTGTTCAGCAGGCGGTGGCTGGCAGTCTGGATATTGCCGAAGCGATTGCCCAGGCCAAGCGTGACGCGATCGGTAATGCCTTGCGCGCAGCGGGGGGAAACAAGGCGCAGGCCGCTCGTCTGCTGGGCATCTCGCGGGCCGCCTTGTACGAAAAAATTGCTGTGCTGGGCGTTGATGCAGCGTCGCCTTGATGTGTCTGCCGGGCTGGACAGTGTGTCAGCCAGTGCAGACGGAATGTCTCCTGCGGTCGACCGCTGATTTTTGCCTTTTCTCATTGGTTTCAATGGTTTGTTCTCCATGGCACGAGGCGTGCGATAGCCTTCGGGCAAATCTAATTCTTAGGAGACAACAATGGACTTTTTGATTGTGCTGGCATCGCTGGCATTCTTGATGTTCGTCGCTTATCGCGGCTACAGCGTCATTCTCTTTGCACCGATTGCCGCACTCGGCGCCGTGCTTTTCGTCGATCCAACACTGGTTGCCCCGATGTTCACCGGCTTGTTCATGGACAAGATGGTCGGCTTCGTGAAGAACTTCTTCCCGGTCTTCCTGCTCGGCGCCGTCTTCGGCAAGGTGATCGAACTGTCCGGTTTCTCCAAAGCCATTGTCGCCTCGGTGATCAAGATGATCGGGCGCGAACGCGCCATGCTC
It encodes:
- a CDS encoding ABC-three component system middle component 6, yielding MLLPENISPSNSLYYNGSLVLQALKKTGEVGMLDLFAETRNLRDIQMPIFVLSLDWLFLADLVSFNDHGNIVPCF
- a CDS encoding MBL fold metallo-hydrolase, with protein sequence MMKVRFLGATDGHVTGSCTHFSYERQNIEFLVDCGLVQGEGNDEAANGKPFPFSPSEIKFVLLTHAHQDHCGLIPKLYREGFSGRVICTKATGRLARISLIDAARHVKGLYSEEDVNRIKFEYIDERDGFGLSRILPIAPDLFASFTRSAHILGACSIALGWMNEADERVYMVMSGDLGNNTKENPFQPLLAGRQGVFGWPEAIVVESTYGARSRETHFSDFDARIETLRDIVQREVFDKKSVLVVPAFSLQRTQELLFDLHFVFSKYFSSPEKSQAPFYPSNPWINDFDGESWGYPLHSALIRAIDSLEPNEANRWKAAVVKGGEPGNTICTFREGAEYSSADIQELISTRHAYPVDIVLDSALAREMSGVFRDELCRRQKKYPEETICRNRKMADRLGLANEEEVDAVIHSLFPPANGETVTIPVGIHQIRYESGFKMPRPIEAQERGCIVITGGGMCEGGPVVKHLEKIAASKRQATILVTGYMAKGSLGDSLVSICKARDEGRPLPSESLVIGEKTISPSEVTANVIEIQGYYSGHADQDGLLDYVFREIGEEKAGVPRKAATVFLNHGQHAARKALKEVIEARGASQREGDRTISGVEVPDNRGRWYDLNTKQWLEPEQESKTDTLLRELLFEQRKTNQLLQRLVDHRSGMSNPAFKKGGKPLKK
- a CDS encoding PIN-like domain-containing protein, which translates into the protein MLFGLNVINKTKDEHLRDIATMARDPKTLIFIDTNILAYMYKLHAGARQEFFAWADAVLSQSRLCVPAWSAGEYLSRVRNRMLHSYTPKSRDPDQPKKALEVMLETAALFVDDTVLRAINFDGDRSAFLTDFRAAVEGLPKFTRAFKHQFDPEAVHEEIQTHLSPAILNSDLTELCARAAREGDVRIEHRLPPAFRDDDKEENRFGDLIIWFEILQHSAARSDDFSQVLFVTNDEKSDWVYSPQRRMDVTRRGARKAVANSQPEVKLADPRLVSEFKRATGLANVVICSLAALIEGLSKDNAHEYAQIAAAIQINSSDISALSNGAAAMDSASGSNATEEVNDQTSPETGGVVADEVVVDTDVTVGPSEPEAVAVATPGIVAPRLQYDVDALRDSAYELDVPLEINEIIRAIKSCNWYIQNPAIAKIRSIREESFSASAWFVLGRNIYQAACGNAQKAMDFMANLDIQLSRFHDETAKHVLAGMLFEIYFNSNGEFRQKPKAHFIEKPLSVVAQEAYVEVKDFIRFHLMAHQNRLMFLPGDVGRIALQYFSESIPEASDEEKIRVLQSLQIEGRELLVEVEAETPSVWGGYLPQKFTPDDVVQDISRTLAIPRWAIASEYSPGVRPDVIFVIPEQKRLSFDSVAWGIAA
- a CDS encoding sigma-54 interaction domain-containing protein, with translation MSLRVVPMTRDDAASGPREDLRELATRALSTYFVDLCQGAVIVDADARVVWMNGQYPDRLGIADPATVIGQPIETIIPNSLLREVVESGRPIMLDIMDFADESFVVSRLPLRDKNGVVIGAVGFMLYDDPRHLAPVVSRYQRLRTDLADTQRKLADARRTRYSFSCFIGAGKACMAVKQLARRAARTAAPVLVLGETGTGKELLAQAMHAAGPRAHQPFVAVNIAAVPETLLEAEFFGVAPGAYTGADKHGRDGKFKLADGGTLFLDEIGDMSLALQAKLLRTLQEGEVEPVGSNRLIPVDVRIIAATSRDLEQMVAEGRFRADLYYRLNVITLKTPPLRQRFEDMPLLADFLIDHICREQGEPVRSISTAGLARLTQHAWPGNVRELANVLERALLMSDGDCLEVEDLDAVMPPAVQQAVAGSLDIAEAIAQAKRDAIGNALRAAGGNKAQAARLLGISRAALYEKIAVLGVDAASP
- a CDS encoding DUF2326 domain-containing protein, coding for MFLKYLRLENDEGIIRSIPFHSGLNLIVDETPSGTSGATGNNVGKTTVLRLIDFCFGGSPRDIYTDPENRKSEHQVVKDFLQTTNVLVTLTLTADLDDPLAKEICIERNFIPRKGMIRRINGRQMTEDEFMETLTEELFPGQYGKKPTLAQIIAHNIRYKDIGLSNTLRNVHPMTKDEEYEALHLYMLGCEFSQGSERQKLLAELRVENTFKTRLEAAQTRSAYEASLAVLMREIDALNVKKAAFHINQNFESDLGALDEVKYKISIETAALGRATLRHNLIMEAVQDINNNSAKIDVSQLKALYEEVSTRLSGVQKSFDDLLMFHNRMVEEKARYISKEIPQLNSEIVRRKSDLNLLLEQERDLVAKVSKSGSLEELEIVVGALNEKHRLRGEYETIIQQVTGVEGVIDQINRSLADIDDDLFSLNTQAAIQAQVNKFNKYFSEISKELYDEQYVLKFDVVKSRSGQRIYKFNTFNMNMSSGKKQGEISCFDIAYTLFADEENIPCLHFLLNDKKELMHDNQLTKIARLVERQNKHVQFVASILRDKLPAELNQDKYIVVKLSQNDMLFRIESSVS
- a CDS encoding phage regulatory CII family protein; this encodes MRVLEAAYRTVHESAGGAAAVADGIGVGKQVLVNKVNPNNNSHHLGLEEAVKLMEFTGDIQILHALAQEFSGIFVPLPGSPLITDNAVITDISEMSVKFGRLVQEVVEDAKDGEITGTELNRIEGEAMRLRTTLETLLSHVRAMYEKSPSAKQTRTA
- a CDS encoding restriction endonuclease; protein product: MPFSTLVYRVVERGGDGPDGGVDLELYMGQDKYLVQCKQWKVAKVGVATVRELYGVMTAERAVGGFVVASGEFTDDARSFAEGRSIQLVATLSLLSMIGNNASPSGTWRGQVQYQGTGAGGVVQEAMAVVPMTIDIDPQGKVKGSSPENGCSLKGIAAPGIMPVSVNLDVTFTGCHYKGLNRRFSGTLFVIQAQKYAQLSLNGSHVVVLGGATFFDVKGTMRR